The DNA segment CGTCGGATTGATTTTTTCAAAAACAGCGCTGGCAAGATTTTTCTTTTGCTCGGTCGTGAAAGTAGGATTTTCAAGTAGTTTTACAAAATCTTTATTCGCATTTAATGCGGCTTTTAATTCAGTTAATTCTTCTGAAAAAACGTCGACTAAATCTTTATCTTGGGCTACTTGAAAAAGCGCATTGGCATAGCGACCTGCAACTTCCAAATCTTTACTCATTTGTCATCCCCTAGCCTTTCGATATAATCTTGGATAAGGTTAGATTGTTCTTTTTCATCCAGATTTTTTTCGATGACTTTCGATGCAATAAGAACAGATAAGGAACCGACTTGTTCACGAAGCGCGGAAATAGCATCTTCTTTTTCACGTGCAATATCGGTTTTTGCTTCTTCTTTTATACGTTCTGATTCACGTCTAGCAGTTTTGACAATTTCTTCGCGTTCTTTTTCACCAAGCTGTTTTGCATTCTCAATCATTGTTTGAGACTCAACACGTGCTTGTTGTAAGACACTTTTTTGTTCAGCAAGTAATTGTTCTGCTTGAGCACGGCTTTCTTCTGCCGCATCAATTTCAGAACCAATATGCTCTTCACGCTCTTTCATAACACCCATAAGAGGTTTCCAAGCATAAATTCGGATTAAAACTAGCAAAATCGCGAAAGCAAAAAGTGTAAAGAATGCATCACCAAACGTAAATGCGGAACCAATTACTAAATGTGGTTGTAACACGCCAGTTTCACTCCTTTCTATACATTCGCTTGAATTATTCGTTCAAAACGAAAGAGATGAGGTTTTAATTCCTCAACTTCCTTCAAATTATTTATTAAGAACCATGAACGCAATAACAACAGCGATGATAGGAAGGGCCTCAACAAGACCAATACCAATGAACATGATTGTTTGTAGCATAGAACGCGCTTCTGGTTGACGCGCAACACCCTCGACAGTTTTTGATACGATAAGACCGTTACCAATACCCGCACCTAATGCACCTAATCCAACAGCAATAGCAGCTGCAATAACACCTAAAGACATATAATTATCCTCCTAATTTTTCTAAATATTATTTTTGTATTGCTTTTATAAATGACTTATTTGAAAGTTTGTTTAATGTTCGTCACTAACCTTATGCGACATGTAAACCATTGTCAGCATAGTGAAAATGTACGCTTGAATTGCCCCAATGAAAATTGAGAATCCTTGCCATAGTAACGCAGGAATTATTGCTAGCACACCTACAAATATATTCATATGAGCAAGTTGTGTTGCAATGATGGTTAACAAAACTTCGCCGGCAAAAATGTTACCGTAAAGACGTAAACCAAGCGTTAAAGTATTAGCAAATTCTTCTACTAATTTAAGTGGGAATAAAAATTTCATTGGACTGAAGTACGTACCAACAAAATAGTGCTTGAAACCACGCATTTTTATACCATAGTAATGCGTTAAGCCAAGAACCATTATCGCAAGTGTTAATGTGACAATTGGATCCGCTGTAGGTGAACGCCACCAAACTTCATCGTTAATCGCGATTTGGAATGGCAATCCTAGCATATTAGCTACGAAAATAAACATGAGTAGCGTAATACCAAGTACATGGAATCTCCCACCGGTTTTCCAATCCATATTACTATTGATAATACCTCTGACAAAATCCATAATCCATTCAATGAAGTTCTGCTTTCCGGTAGGACGGCGTTGCAGATTTCTGGTACAGATAATGGCTATTAGAAGAACGATGACACAAGTCACAGTAATCATCAAAATATTTGATAGATTAAAGTCGATTCCTAATAGGCTTATCGTTGGAAATTCCTCTCCCAATTAGGTTCACCCCTCTCTTTTTAAAAACTTTTTTCTGCGGTACATGGAATACGCAAAAAAATCTAGAAAAATAATTGCATATGCAAGCCCAAGTCCGATTACCATGCTATAAACATGAAAATATTCCGGCAGTTGCGTCGCTATAATAGTAGCAAATAACACGCTCCCCATTCTAAACGGCATTCCCATACCATAAAAAGAACGATTTTCAGCCAAAGCTCTAGTCATTGATTGTGTACGTCTCATTAATAACCAGTAATTAAACCAGCCGACGATTAAACCCAACTTAAGTCCTAAGAAAATATGTATATACGGGGTCAAAAACCATCCACAAAGACAAATAGCAATAAAAAGAACCATATACTTTTGGTGACGATGATACATGCCAATTAGCGATTCTAACATTCGGGGCGCAATCCTTTCTTTTTCAAAAGATTTTTCTTTCCAGATGACCATTTTGAAATTTCAGGGAGTCATTTTAGTTTGTGAAAAAAAGCACATTTTCCCGAAATCATCCCAATCTCAAACACACATGAAAGCCTTATCAGCGTGTCAGTTCTTAGCATACAACAGCTAAAAGAGAAAAGTCAATACACTTTCACAAATTGTGCGTACATCTATTACTAATAGTACCACAATTGGGCCCAACCATAAAAGAATAGCCCACTATTTCTGAGATTTTTTTGATTTCAAAATCTATCTGTTTCCTAGATTGCTTCGCCAGAATTATTTTTGTCCATTTAACAGCAACCAACACCTCCGTAATCATTGAGAAAACTAGCCAGCCCTTCGTGTGGAATTTCACAAAAACAGCCAAACAACTTCCTTTTGTACCAAATAAAAAAACTTCTACCAGTGTTGGTAAAAGAATTCGATACGATTATTCGCAAATTTCGCGACCGAAAGTTCTTTTCCCAAGAAAAAGAACGGAAAAAACAGCCGGACTCACTTATCATGAGTTGCATTTTGATATAGAGTGCCCGTATAAATTCCAATTCAGTCAACGCAAACCTAGCGTCGGCGGGATTGTAGTGAATACTGAGCGCAGTCTTCTATCCCTATGCGAAAAACAAGCTATTTTTTGGGCTCTTATATTAATAACATTGACCATCTTATCACATGTAACATAAAAGAACTAGTGAAAATCGAGCGTGTAACATATCTGTAACAATAAGGCGCTTTCATTATAAAAAAAGAAGGAAACTAGACAATAAAGCCTAGTTTCCTACTGTGTTTTAAAGAGTAAAATCATCTGGTCGTTTTGTTCCTTCAAACTGACTTTTAATAGCTGCTAAAATTCTACTAGCAGCGGAGCCGTCACCATAGGGATTGGCAGCTTTAGCCATTTTATCGTGATTTTCTTTATTATCGAGTAAATTTAACGCTTCTTTTATTAAAGTTTCTTTATTGGTTCCGATTAATTTTAATGTGCCTGCTTCAATTCCTTCTGGTCGCTCCGTCGTATCACGCAGAACTAGAACAGGTACACCCATACCAGGCGCTTCTTCTTGCACGCCACCTGAATCGGTAAATACTAGATATGATTTGCGCAAGAAATTATGAAAATCAATCGCATCTAATGGTTCAATTAAATGAATCCGCTCATGCCCACCTAAAATATTCGTAGCTTTTTCTCTCACAGCTGGATTTAAGTGCATCGGATAAACAAGTTCAACATCCTCCCGACTTTCCACGATTTCTCGAACTGCTTCGAACATCCCTTGCATTGGTTCCCCCAGATTTTCTCTACGATGGGCCGTCATAAGTATTAAACGATTATCACCAAGGTTCTCTAAGATAGGATGATGGTAATCTTTTTGAACAGTCGTTTTAAGTGCATCAATCGCAGTATTCCCAGTCACAAAAATAGTTGCTGGGTCTTTCCCTTCAGCCAGTAGATTCTCTTTCGCTTGTTTTGTTGGAGAAAAGTGCATATCAGCTATAACCCCTGTTAATTGCCTATTCATTTCTTCAGGGAACGGCGAGTATTTATTCCACGTTCTAAGTCCCGCTTCGACATGTCCGAGCATTTTTTGCTGATAAAAAGTTGCTAGCCCCGCGGCAAAACTAGTGGTGGTGTCACCGTGGACTAAAACGATATCCGGGTTTTCTGCGGCAATAACTTCATTAATTCCATTCATTACACGTGACGTTATATCGGCTAAGGTTTGACCTTTTTTCATAATATTCAAGTCAATATCAGGTTTTATATCAAAAATTTCTAAAACTTGATCCAACATTTCGCGGTGTTGTGCTGTAATAACCACCGTGGATTCAAATGTCTCTGGTTCTCTTTCTAATGCCAAAACAAGCGGTGCCATCTTTATCGCTTCTGGTCTTGTTCCAAAGATACTCATTACTTTGATTTTAGCCAATTTCGATCCTCCTTATAAAAAAACTCCTCAAAAATAGCTCAACAAAAAATTTCCCAGTCTGTCAAAACAGCACTGTTTATAATTTCTTATCCCACTAAACCGAGGAGATTGTTAATTATTTAGTTCCGAATAATCTATCGCCAGCATCTCCTAAGCCTGGACGGATATAACCATTTTCGTCTAGCTTCTCGTCTAAGCCAGCTACATAGATTTCTACGTCTGGGTGTGCGTCTTGAAGTGCTTTAACGCCTTCAGGAGCTGCTACTAAACACATGAATTTCATATTGCGAGCGCCGCGTTTTTTCAAGCAATCGATAGCCATAATTGCGGATCCACCAGTTGCAAGCATTGGATCTACAACGATGAAAAGACGTTCTTCCACATCAGAAGGTAGTTTTACAAAATATTCTACTGGTTCAAGTGTATCATGGTCACGATAAAGACCTACATGTCCTACTTTAGCAGCAGGGATAAGTTTTAAAATACCATCTTGCATACCAAGACCAGCTCTTAAAATAGGGACAATCCCTAATTTTTTACCAGTAAGTGTTTTAGCAGTTGTTGTTTGTAGTGGTGTTTCTACTTGAATGTCTTCGAGTTCCATATCACGTGTAATTTCGTACGCCATTAATGTAGCGACTTCATCTACAAGTTCGCGGAATGCTTTTGTTCCCGTATTTTTATCTCGAATGATTGTTAATTTGTGTTGTACTAGGGGGTGATTAATTACGTGTACATTTGCCATCGATTAGTTCGCTCCTTTGATATTGAAAATTTCCTTCTCTTATTGTATCAGAACAAGACACAAGTGCAAGGATTAATTTACTCTACATGAAAAAAACCGGTTTTCTCTATATTTAGAAAAAACCGGATCACTTATTTTATAAACTTGGATAAAGTGGGTACTCATTTGTTAAAGTCGCCACACGTGCTTTTACATCTGCGAGAACTTCTTCATTTTCTATGTTATGCAACACTTCTGAAATAAGTACGCCGACTTTTTCAATAGCTACTTCATCGAATCCACGAGTTGTCACTGCAGCAACACCTACACGTATACCACTTGTTACAAATGGACTTTCTGTTTCAAATGGAATAGTATTTTTGTTTACAGTAATGCCAACTTCATCTAACACTTTCTCAACAGCTTTTCCTGTTAAGCTTAGAGGTTTTAAATCAATTAATAATAAATGATTGTCTGATCCACCAGTTAAAACAGTCACATCATGAGCTTGTAGTGTTTCTGCTAATTTTTTAGAGTTACGAATAATTTGCTCGCAGTATGTAGTGAATTCTGGTTGTAAAGCTTCACCAAATGCTACTGCTTTCGCTGCGATAACGTGCATCAAAGGTCCACCTTGAATTCCTGGGAAAATTGATTTGTTTAATTTTTGTTCCCATTCAGCTTTTGCTAAAATCATTCCGCCACGAGGTCCACGAAGGGTTTTATGGGTTGTTGTCGTTGTGAAATCAGCATAAGGAACTGGATTTTGGTGTAAACCAGCAGCAACAAGACCAGCAATATGCGCCATATCAACCATTAAGTATGCGCCCACTTCATCAGCAATTTCACGGAACTTAGCAAAATCAATTTTACGTGGATAAGCACTTGCACCAGCTACAATCATTTTTGGTTTATGTTTTAGAGCAGCTTCACGGACAATATCATAGTCAATTTCTTTTGTGTCTTCACGAACACCGTATTCAACAAAATTGTATAAAACACCACTAAAATTCACTGGACTACCATGAGTTAAATGACCACCATGTGAAAGATTCATACCGAGCACTGTATCGCCTGGTTCAAGAACTGCATGATACACTGCCATGTTCGCTTGAGCGCCTGAGTGCGGTTGGACGTTCGCATATTCAGCGCCAAATAATTTTTTCGCTCGGTCACGTGCTAAATCCTCCACGATATCCACGAATTCACATCCGCCGTAGTAACGTTTTCCTGGGTAGCCTTCTGCATATTTATTCGTTAATACAGAACCCATTGCTTCCATTACTTGCTCACTAACAAAATTCTCAGATGCGATTAATTCAATATTCGCGCGTTGTCTACCAAGCTCTAACTTAATTGCATCAAAAACTTCCTTATCTTGCTTTTGTAAATAGACCATCTGTGGACCCCATCCTTTTCTGATAAATTTTTCAAGTGAACTGTTATGTATTATCTCTAATAATTACTTATATTTAGTAGAAAAGCAAGTATTTTGGAATAAAAAAACGCAATTCCCGATAGTGAAGCGCTTCACTTATAAAAAACGTTCGGAAATTGCACTTTTCAACTCATAGTACGTAATTTCATATTGCTCCATTGATTCACCATAAGGATCTGGAATATCTGTTTCTTCTTCAGAAATTAATTGAATTTTATCACTCGACTGCGGAAAAATGCTTTTTAAGTCTTCTTGATGATTTTTAGTCATCACATAAATCTCATTTGCCCAGTCAACATCAGCTTGCGTAATTTTTTTTGCTTTGTGTGTTGTGGGTAAATGCATCTGCGAAAGAATCTGGCGAGAATGTTCAGATAAGCCGTCACCGTCTAAGGCTCTTGTCCCAACCGATTGAACATTTAAATCTGGGCGCAAATGTTGCAAGATTTTTTCCGCTAATGGGCTACGGCAAGTGTTTCCAGTGCAAACAAATAAAATATTCATTCACTAATCCTCCTATTTCCAGCAGCTTTTTCTAATCGGTTCATAATAGCTGCCCCCAGTTCGGTTTCTGGATAAACTTCGGCAAAAATAACATCTACATCAGCATGATCAAAAGCTCGTAGACCATTGTAAAGGCTAGTAGCAACCTCTTCTAAAGCCCGAGTACTTCCTGTTGTTTGAATAACTGCGTTTGTGGATAAGCTGCTCGTTAGTTCTTTTGTTGCTAAAATACCAAGTTTTTTATGCGCTGCCTCTACTTTATCAATTTCACTTTGCCAAAATTTGGCAGACCCTTCAATTAGGTACACTGGTGCTTTTGGAGCGTAATGCGTATATTTCATACCTGGCGCTTTTGGTTGTTCTGTTTCAGTTGTGCTGTTTGTAGCTACTTTTACTGGTCCAATGACTCGTTCGATTTGCTCTTTTGTAATACCGCCAGGACGCAAAATGACTGGTGTTTCTTGCGAGCAATCTATAACCGTTGATTCTAAACCAACACCGGTTGGACCGCCGTCAATAATACCCGCAATTTTTCCATCTAAATCTTCTATTACATGTGCGGCTGTCGTTGGACTTGGTTTTCCGGAACGATTGGCACTTGGAGCCGCCACAGGAATATTTGCTGTTTTTATTAAATCTAGACTTACTGGATGCTCGGGCATACGTACACCAACTGTGGATAAACCGGCAGAAACATTAGCAGCTAAACTATCTTTTATTAAAGGAAGAATAAGTGTTAATGGACCTGGCCAAAATTTTTCCATTAATTGTATGGCTTTTGGTGGATAACTTTCTACAAATTGATCCATTTGTTCACGGCGCGCGATATGAACAATCAGTGGATTATCAGAGGGACGACCTTTTGCAGTATATATTTTTTGAATAGCTGCTTGATTGGTTGCGTCTGCTCCTAGTCCGTAGACTGTTTCAGTTGGAAAAGCTACACATTCCCCTTTTTGAAGTAGTTTGGCTGCTTCCTGATAAATAGATTGATTTGATAGTTGTTTACTTATTTCCCAATGGATGGTTTCCATGAATTCCAGTCCCCTTTACATAACTTCTATTATATTTTAACGTTTTCCGTCTTATTTTTACAGTATTGTTTTTTAAAAAGGAAAAATAGTTATTTTTGAACAGGAGTTATCCCCAAACTGTGGATAATAACTTTGTCAATGGGGATAACTTCTTGTGAAATGTGGATAATTCGTAAAACGAAGTAAAAAAGCCATTTTCTTTATTAAGATTTGATTAAAATATTTTTTTGCACAACATTTTATCCACAGTTTTGTGGATAACTTTCATTAAAAAAAGACGTCTCTTTGAAAGAAACGCCTCTATACCAGTATATTAGAGCAAGTTACATACCGATCTTTTGAATTAATATCTTTGTGGATAAGAACAGTGGAATGTGGATAACTTTTTTCAAATAGTTGTTTTACACGTTCTCCTTGTGTATAACCTATTTCCACCCCTACCCAAAAAGACGTATTTAGGACATACTTTAAGTTATCCACAAATCTTTCGTAGATAGCCATTCCATCATTTTCTGCAAATAATGCTAAAGATGGCTCGTTTTTTAAAACATAATCCGACATTGCTGCTTTTTCAGCCTCGGAAATATACGGTGGATTAGCAATAATCATATCAAAACGTTCGCCATTATGTTTGAAAGTTTCAAGTAAATCTGTCTCTACAAAACGGATATCTGCATTTAATAAAAGAGCATTCTTTTTTGCAACGGCCAGTGCTGGACCAGATATATCTGAAGCAGTAAACGTTATATTAGGAAATGCTTTTTTTAGTGCAATGGCGATAATCCCACTTCCTGTACAAACATCAAGCACATTCATAACTGGATGTTTTTTCAAAAAAGTCTCTGCACAAGCGACTAATTCTTCAGTTTCAGGGCGTGGAATGAGGACATCTTCCGTCACTAAAAAATCATATCCATAAAAAGGAGCTGTTTTTAAAATATATTGCACTGGTTCTCCTGCCAAATATCTATCAAAATCCGCTTGGAATTGTTCTTCGTGGTTTGGTTCGAGTTCGCGACTCATTTCCATCCAAAGTTCAGAACGCGATAGCCCCATTCTAGTTTCAAGTAAAATTTCTGCTGCATTTTGATCCAAGCCTTTTTCAAGAAGGATAGCTTCTGCATTTTTTAACAATTGACTAATTTGCGTCATTTAAATGCTCCAGTTTACTTGTTTGATCTTCTAAAATAAGCGCATCAATGATTTCATCAAGTTTGCCTTCCATGATTTGATCTAGTTTTTGAATGGTTAAGCCAATGCGGTGATCGGTTACGCGGTTTTGCGGATAATTATACGTACGGATACGTTCTGACCGGTCACCCGTTCCAACAGCTGACTTACGGTTGGCATCATATTCTTCACGGGCTTCACGTTCAAATTTATCATAAACACGAGCGCGGAGTACTTTCATCGCCTTGTCTTTATTTTTTAACTGGGAACGTTCATCTTGCATCGAAACAACTATCCCAGTTGGAATATGCGTTAAACGAACAGCAGACATCGTTGTATTGACACTTTGCCCACCAGCACCAGTTGATGCAAAAGTATCTGTTCGGATATCTTTATCATGTAGCTCGATTTCCACTTCTTCCGCTTCTGGTAAAATGGCAACCGTCGCTGTGGAAGTATGGATTCGTCCACCTGATTCCGTTTCTGGAACACGTTGAACGCGGTGTGCGCCATTTTCGTATTTCATTCGAGAAAAGGCATCGTTTCCGTTCATCATCGCAATAATTTCTTTGTAACCACCGATACCGGTTGGGTTAGCATCCATAATTTCTACTTTCCAGCCACGTGATTCCGCGTATTTGCTATACATACGGAATAAATCGCCCGCAAATAAAGCCGCTTCATCCCCACCTGCTGCTCCGCGAATTTCTAAAATAACGTTTTTGTCATCATTAGGATCTTTTGGAACAAGCAATAATTTTAGACGCTCTTCCAGTTCTGCTTTTTCTTTTTGAAGTTCCGCGAATTCTTCTTTTGCCATTTCGCGCATTTCATCATCTAGTTTTTCTCCTAGAAGTTCTCTAGTTTCATCAATTTGCTCATTCACATTTTTGTATTCACGGTAGGTTTCGACTGTAGCTGTAATGCCTGATTGTTCTTTAGAAAGGTCGCGTAGTCGCTTCGGATCAGATACTACATCCGGGTCACTTAATAATTCATTTAATTCATCGTAACGGTCTTCCACCGCCTGCAATCGATCATACATTGTATTACAACACCTCTTTAGCTTATTTTATTGGTGGATTGGCATGACATTTGCGGCACACTGGGTAATAGTGGTCATTTCCGCCAATCATTATTTGTTCGCCTGTAAAAATAGGTTTTCCTTTGTCATCTACACGCAGAACCATCGTCGCCTTTTTAGCACAAAACCAGCAAATGGTCTTCATTTCTTCTAATTTATCTGCATATAGGAGCAAGTATTTCGAGCCTTCGAATAATTCATTTCGAAAATCGTTTTTTAGTCCATAAGCAATGACTGGAATATTTAAGTCATCTACAATTTTTGCTAATTGAAATACATGTTCTTTTTCTAGAAATTGTGATTCATCTAAGAGAACACAATTGGGTGTTGGTTTAATATTTGCTACAATCTCAAAAATATTAGTATCGCTAAAAATTGGAGTTGCTTCACGTTTCAGTCCAATTCGACTGGAGATAAAGCCAACTTGGTCTCTATCATCAATACCCGAAGTGAAAATAACTACTGTTTTATTTTGTTCTTCATAATTATGTGCGACTTTTAGAATTTCAATGGTTTTCCCACTATTCATGGAACCATAACGGAAAAATAACTGTGCCATAAAACCGCTCCCTTTATCTTTATAAACTCTTTTCCTATTTTATCATAGAGCTGCCCAAATTGGGACATATAGTTTTTAGCTTCAACAAAAAAGCTATGTCGCGAGTGGACATAGCTTAATTTTAATAAAAAACTTCTGCGCCGCTTCCTTCGATATCGAGAAGAAGGACATCTGCATCTATTTCCAGTGTTTGTAGAGAAGCTTGAAGCGTATTTGCAATATTCCGAGGAGCAAAAACCAATACAGTGGGACCAGCACCACTTAAACAAGCAGCATAAGCACCTTTACTTTTGGCAACTTCGCGGATTTGTGTCAAATGAGGCACTAATTTACTGCGATATTTTTCATGCCATAAATCGCGTTCCATCATTTCTCCAGCTAGTGTCATATCATTGCGCAAAATAGCCGCAATCATTACATTAGCAATACTGCTTGCTTGGACTGCTTCTTTGAATGGAAGTGCATCGGGTAATACCCCACGACTTTCCGAAGTAAGCAGTTCTTTTTTTGGAATAAAGGCAATCAAAGCACAGTCTGGAAAAAGATGACGCACGTAAAAATCTTCTCCGTCTAATTTTGCCCCTACAACCCAGTTTCCAAGGACTGCAGGCGCTACATTATCAGGGTGACCTTCTATTTCGGCTGCTATGCGTACTTTTTCTTCTTTAGAGAGATTAAGTTCTGCAAGCGTATTAGCTAATTCAATTCCTGCAACAACTGCTGCTGAACTACTACCAAGTCCACGAGCTGGCGGAATATCACAGGTCATCACTAAATGATGTGGTGTTAAATTAGGCGCTAAGTGAAGCGCTGTTTCGATAATCACATTGGTTTCGTCGTGAGGAATCCCGCCACCGATATCATGTTCTATATACCATGTTTCCGCTTCCCCGCCAATATCTAAAGTGAGATACAAGGTGAGCGCCAAACCGCAAGAATCAAATCCGGGACCAAGATTGGCCGATGTTGCTGGGACACGAATACGCATTAAGCTTTCACTCCTGAACGTAAATGTGTACGCATTGCTTCGATATCATCGACATGAGAAACCGGGATTTCATGTACACTCATTGCAGTATCTGGATCTTTTAAGCCATTTCCAGTAAATACACAAACGACTGTTTCACCTTTTTTAATTGTTCCGTTAGCTACATGTTGGATAACACCAGCTAATGAAGCAGCAGAACCTGGCTCGATAAAAACACCATCTTGTGCGGCAATTTTTTTATAAGCATTAACGATTTCGTCATCGGTTACAGAATGAATGTAGCCACCAGATTCATCGCGAGCTGCTTCGGCAAGATTCCAACTAGCTGGATTTCCAATACGAATCGCTGTTGCAATCGTTTCTGGATTATCAATTGGCTTCCCTTGAACAATTGCAGCCGCTCCTTCTGCTTCAAATCCATGCATCCGCGGAAGTCCAGAAGCTTTAGCCTCATTCCACTCTTTAAAGCCTTTCCAGTATGCAGAAATATTTCCGGCGTTACCAACTGGAATTGCAAGAACGTCTGGAGCAGAACCTAGTTGCTCACAAATTTCAAAGGCAGCTGTTTTTTGACCTTCTAAACGATAAGGATTCACTGAGTTTACAAGGGTTACCGCTTCTGTTTCAGCCAGTTCACGCACCGATTTTAACGCTTCATCAAAATTGCCTTGAATCGAGATAATATCTGCTCCATACATGACTGCTTGCGCTAATTTTCCTAGAGCTACTTTGCCTTCTGGAATGACAATATAAGCTTTTAAACCCGCACGTGTTGCATATGCTGCAGCTGCGGCAGAAGTATTACCAGTCGATGCACAAATAACTGCTTCAGCTCCTTCTTCTTTCGCTTTAGCAACAGCCATAACCATGCCACGATCTTTAAAAGACCCAGTTGGATTTAACCCTTCATATTTTCCATATAAAGTCACTCCAAGCTCTTTGGACAAATTTGGCAATGGAATAAGTGGTGTATTTCCTTCCGCAAGTGAGATCATTGGCGTTTTTTCATTTACTGGTAGATATTCTTTATATTTTTCTAGTAAACCTTTATACATAATTAACCCTCCACAACGGAATATTTTGCGAGCATTTGCATTTCTGGCTCATTTTTCACTCTAGTAATTGCTTGTTCTAATTGCGCTTGACTTGTTGAATGGGTGACGATAACAACAGTTGCTGTAAAATCATCATATGGTTGTTGTAAAATCTTATCGAAGCCAACACCAGCTTCCGCAAAAATTTGCGTTAACTTAAGGAAAGTTCCTGTTTTATCATCCATTGTTAAACGAAGATAGTATTTCGAAAAAACTTGTTCTTTTGGCGTATGTTTTGTCTCGTGTTTATAACTGTTGAAAGCATTACCGTTTGTACCTAAACGACTATTTTTTGCAACGGTTATTAAATCGCTGACCACACTGGTTGCTGTTGGCAATTCCCCAGCTCCTGGACCATAAAACATTGTTTCTCCAACAGCTGCACCAGTTACAAATACGGCATTATTTTCATAGTTAACGCCTGCAAGTGGATGTGCTTTCGGTAATAACACTGGACCTACGTTAACATTAACCGTTCCATTCGTTTCTTCTGCTGTACCTACTAACTTAATTTTATAACCTAATTGGTATGCCACTTCAATAT comes from the Listeria welshimeri serovar 6b str. SLCC5334 genome and includes:
- the atpF gene encoding F0F1 ATP synthase subunit B: MLQPHLVIGSAFTFGDAFFTLFAFAILLVLIRIYAWKPLMGVMKEREEHIGSEIDAAEESRAQAEQLLAEQKSVLQQARVESQTMIENAKQLGEKEREEIVKTARRESERIKEEAKTDIAREKEDAISALREQVGSLSVLIASKVIEKNLDEKEQSNLIQDYIERLGDDK
- the atpE gene encoding F0F1 ATP synthase subunit C; amino-acid sequence: MSLGVIAAAIAVGLGALGAGIGNGLIVSKTVEGVARQPEARSMLQTIMFIGIGLVEALPIIAVVIAFMVLNK
- the atpB gene encoding F0F1 ATP synthase subunit A codes for the protein MGEEFPTISLLGIDFNLSNILMITVTCVIVLLIAIICTRNLQRRPTGKQNFIEWIMDFVRGIINSNMDWKTGGRFHVLGITLLMFIFVANMLGLPFQIAINDEVWWRSPTADPIVTLTLAIMVLGLTHYYGIKMRGFKHYFVGTYFSPMKFLFPLKLVEEFANTLTLGLRLYGNIFAGEVLLTIIATQLAHMNIFVGVLAIIPALLWQGFSIFIGAIQAYIFTMLTMVYMSHKVSDEH
- a CDS encoding ATP synthase subunit I, with product MLESLIGMYHRHQKYMVLFIAICLCGWFLTPYIHIFLGLKLGLIVGWFNYWLLMRRTQSMTRALAENRSFYGMGMPFRMGSVLFATIIATQLPEYFHVYSMVIGLGLAYAIIFLDFFAYSMYRRKKFLKREG
- the wecB gene encoding non-hydrolyzing UDP-N-acetylglucosamine 2-epimerase translates to MAKIKVMSIFGTRPEAIKMAPLVLALEREPETFESTVVITAQHREMLDQVLEIFDIKPDIDLNIMKKGQTLADITSRVMNGINEVIAAENPDIVLVHGDTTTSFAAGLATFYQQKMLGHVEAGLRTWNKYSPFPEEMNRQLTGVIADMHFSPTKQAKENLLAEGKDPATIFVTGNTAIDALKTTVQKDYHHPILENLGDNRLILMTAHRRENLGEPMQGMFEAVREIVESREDVELVYPMHLNPAVREKATNILGGHERIHLIEPLDAIDFHNFLRKSYLVFTDSGGVQEEAPGMGVPVLVLRDTTERPEGIEAGTLKLIGTNKETLIKEALNLLDNKENHDKMAKAANPYGDGSAASRILAAIKSQFEGTKRPDDFTL
- the upp gene encoding uracil phosphoribosyltransferase; the encoded protein is MANVHVINHPLVQHKLTIIRDKNTGTKAFRELVDEVATLMAYEITRDMELEDIQVETPLQTTTAKTLTGKKLGIVPILRAGLGMQDGILKLIPAAKVGHVGLYRDHDTLEPVEYFVKLPSDVEERLFIVVDPMLATGGSAIMAIDCLKKRGARNMKFMCLVAAPEGVKALQDAHPDVEIYVAGLDEKLDENGYIRPGLGDAGDRLFGTK
- the glyA gene encoding serine hydroxymethyltransferase, which translates into the protein MVYLQKQDKEVFDAIKLELGRQRANIELIASENFVSEQVMEAMGSVLTNKYAEGYPGKRYYGGCEFVDIVEDLARDRAKKLFGAEYANVQPHSGAQANMAVYHAVLEPGDTVLGMNLSHGGHLTHGSPVNFSGVLYNFVEYGVREDTKEIDYDIVREAALKHKPKMIVAGASAYPRKIDFAKFREIADEVGAYLMVDMAHIAGLVAAGLHQNPVPYADFTTTTTHKTLRGPRGGMILAKAEWEQKLNKSIFPGIQGGPLMHVIAAKAVAFGEALQPEFTTYCEQIIRNSKKLAETLQAHDVTVLTGGSDNHLLLIDLKPLSLTGKAVEKVLDEVGITVNKNTIPFETESPFVTSGIRVGVAAVTTRGFDEVAIEKVGVLISEVLHNIENEEVLADVKARVATLTNEYPLYPSL
- a CDS encoding low molecular weight protein arginine phosphatase is translated as MNILFVCTGNTCRSPLAEKILQHLRPDLNVQSVGTRALDGDGLSEHSRQILSQMHLPTTHKAKKITQADVDWANEIYVMTKNHQEDLKSIFPQSSDKIQLISEEETDIPDPYGESMEQYEITYYELKSAISERFL
- a CDS encoding L-threonylcarbamoyladenylate synthase, translating into METIHWEISKQLSNQSIYQEAAKLLQKGECVAFPTETVYGLGADATNQAAIQKIYTAKGRPSDNPLIVHIARREQMDQFVESYPPKAIQLMEKFWPGPLTLILPLIKDSLAANVSAGLSTVGVRMPEHPVSLDLIKTANIPVAAPSANRSGKPSPTTAAHVIEDLDGKIAGIIDGGPTGVGLESTVIDCSQETPVILRPGGITKEQIERVIGPVKVATNSTTETEQPKAPGMKYTHYAPKAPVYLIEGSAKFWQSEIDKVEAAHKKLGILATKELTSSLSTNAVIQTTGSTRALEEVATSLYNGLRAFDHADVDVIFAEVYPETELGAAIMNRLEKAAGNRRISE